AAAGGGTCTCTACCCAGGAGCTCCCATGCCTTCTGcttccctcttcttcctcattGCATTAGAGCAAGAGCAGAGCTGTGAACAGGAGGTGGCCAGGCAGAAAAAGGTGGCCTTGGGTCAGGCTACTGATGGGATTCTGGGAAGACCACACATTGCTCCACCTGCCAagggagctggcagagtgggACAGTGGGTTAGAAGCTGCAGCATTTTTCTATACAGGTAGatgatgtaatttaaaaaaaaaaacaacaaacaaaaaaaaaaacacaaaaacaaccaCAACAGATTTAATTCAAAGCAAAAAAAAGTTAAGTGGTGGCTCCTCCTGCCAGGTCATCTCCCTCTATGACGACTTCACATGTTCTTTCTCCTGTTCAATGGCTGAAAGAGAAATGAAGTTTTGTTAGCCACTGCCTTAATGTTATCCCCCTTTGAGGGTTGGGATGATACTGCACAGCTGCTTTGTCTGCTGCTTGTATGGCTGTACTGAAAGGAGCCCTACATGGGGCTCTTTCTAGAGTCCAAGCCTTAGCAGTGGAATTAATACACAGCATGTTATAGGATAGGCCCATGGGGAACCCAGATCCTGGACAAGCTTTGAACCATCAGTTTGCAGAGTTTTGGCTATTTGTTTGCTCCCAATACATAAGGCCGCTAACAGCTGGTGCTGCAACAGGGCACAAAGGGTGTTATTCCTTACCGGAAGCTTGAAGACCCAGTTCTCATGGAGCGTGCCTGTTAGAGGACTATTGCTCTCCCCAGGGGTCAGCTTAGACTGATCACAGGAATTCTGTGCCTAAGGTGTTCCCCACCCCTAGTgtgtgggtgagggggaagggacagAAAGGAGGCTGTGGTCCATCCCATTCTAGGGACAGGAAGGAGAAAGGTGATGTGACTTGTCTAGGCCAGTACCAGCTCCTTTCAGGTAACAGGCAGCGACCTGCAGCACTCACTATTACATACATCATTTCGAAAGACCTCTGACCCACACAATACAGTTACCTGAGCAAACATGCCCGAAGGACTTAAACAGCATGAGAGCCAGCACCAAGTAGGAGAGGGGTTCTGCTCGTACTGAAGATGACTGACTGCTTACCCCAGGCAGAGCAGTTGGTGTAATTCTAGCTCTTGGAGGCTTAGAGCCTATCTGCACTAAGGACTGTTTCTAGTGGAATATAAACTAGATCAAAATGCCTCAGTCTGCCAGATTCCTCAGAGATGAGATCAGCACAAGCACGTCGGCTCCCACTTGACACGCCTGCGCGGCCAGAACTGGAAGTTTTATCACAACAAACGCTAATGGAGAACCATCTTGCTAGCATGCCGGCCCAGGGACTGAGTGGTGCCCCCAGGCTTCACAACGGTTTCCTCTTCCCTTCTACCTGGATACCAGGGCACAAAACTAAAAGCTTCCGTTCAGTTTTTCTGCAAGCCAGAAGCACAGCCTGAAACAGTGAAGTAGACCCAGCTCGTAATGAAGACTTAACACTTCCAGCGGAGAACCTGGAACTTGGGACATGTCGTAAGGAAGCAAGATGATTAGGCATCCACTAAGCTCTCTTTGCATACACAGACAGAAACCACTTAAGTGGTCAGCTAGCCCTACCCGTTAGCGACAGGGGTGGGGGACACTCACTCTCCTTGGAAGGGAGGGTGTTCTTCTCCTCCGTGGCAGTCTTTTTCAGCTTCTTCTTGTCAAATTTCTCCACTTCCGAGAGGTCTGGTTTGTCACACATTGTAGCTGAACAATTAAGACACAGCTGTTACTGCCAACCCTGGCAGGGAAATGCCCAGGCACCATGCACGAAATCACGGCCCCTTTGGTGGGAGGGGTCCTGGCAGggtgacctccccccccccccaaccactgACTGGGGCCAGGTAAGCGCTGGGGCTTTAGCTGCGACTTCCAGCACTAAGGGACAAGTGTCACTGTGGGGCTCCCTGCGCTGGGAACAGCCCAGCAGGGAGTCACTTGAACGGGAGCGGATTAGCCCAAGAGAGACAGCCCAGGAGCGCTGGAAGACCCAGCGCCCAGAGCAGCCGGGCGCTCCACCCTCCCCTCGGCCCCGCAGCCTTCCAGCCCCTCTCGCGCTCCAGCCGGGTGGCCCCGCTCCCCGGGTGCCAGGCCGGAGcgcttcccctgcagcagggccgAGCCAGCCCAGCGCCCAGCAGAGACCCCAGAGCCGCCGGGGGGCAGAGCGCGCAGCTACCTCCCGCCGCAGCCGGACACACCCCGACGCACGGCGGGCGGGCCCCGGACTGCGGAGCCGCAGGACAATGGGGGAGATAAGAGCAGCGCTGGGAGGGGCCGAGATCCGCCCCCACTCCCCATCGCCGATCCCAGAAGAGGTGGCGCTGCCTCAGCCCCCGCCTCCGGGCGGCCGCTCCCAGCCCTAAAGGCTTCGCCCATGGCGGGTTTGCGCGGTTCTGCTCAGCCCTGCCGCCCGCAGCAGCTCCTAGGGCGCCTGCCCGCCGGGCCCCGGACTCTGCCGCCGAAACCGCCTCGAGACCCccgttccccccgccccagggctccCCGCGCACGCAACAGGCGGGAACCCCCAGTCCCCGGCGGAGCTCCCCGCCCCAGGGCTCCCCGCGCACGCAACAGGGCGCGACCCCCAGTCCCCGGCGGAGCTCCCCGCCCCAGGGCTCCCCGCGCACGCAACAGGGCGCGACCCCCAGTCCCCGGCGGAGCTCCCCGCCCCAGGGTCCCCGCGCATGCAACGTAAGGCGACGCATCCCCTTCCCGTGCCCCCCGCAGCGGGTAACGCGTGCTGCAGGCGGCGGGCACACCCCATACCTGCAGTGCCGGCTGCTGCGCTCCCAAACTGAAATCACTCCTATAGTTCTCTCTGCCAGCGCTCCCGCGTGGGGCGACTCCTTATATAGCACGGCTGCCACCCGCCCCTGCCTCCCATTGGCTACTCGCCCTGCCCGCCGCTCGGCATGCTGGGAAGCGTAGTTGGTCCTCGGGGCTCTCCTTTGGCCGCGCAGCGCCACAGAACTACAACCCCCAGTGTGCACCGGGCGACGGGGAGGGTAAagcgcccctgcccccaccagccgaAGGAATGGGGTGGGCGGTGCAGCGGGGAGGCGGAGGCGGCTCCGGCTCTGGGGTGGACGAGCGCCCGCCGCCCCCGCCCTCCGCCGGCTGCACAATGGCTGGCGCTCCCCACGTGGGAGCCTGGTGCCAGGCGATGTGATGCGCGTCCGACAGACACGCCGCTGCTCCTGCCGCGGGGGgacagagccaggctgcagcccccgaAGCGGGACCCGGCTCCCTCTGCGCGGGGGCTGGCGGGGCCGTCTGGGCGCGCAGACGGGCGTATGCGCAgagctagacacacacacacaaagcggcGCTCCCGCGCCCCCGCCTGGCCCTGGGCGCCAGGTGTGGCAGAGGCTGCGCTTCGGGCGCggaatgggctgggctgggctgggctgcgggagCCCTGCGGCGCTGGCCTTTCCAGCAGAACAAACACTGTGCTGCAGGCGGGTCAGCGCTGCAGGGGAAGCTGCGAAATTCCAGCGGCCTGGGTTGTGCAGCTCAAGTCAAAGGACCTGGACTCTGTCTTCGGCGCCATCGCTgctcagggaggtggatgggatcCTGCACTCCcctcgacttcccttactcctaacagggcagaggactggggttcACAGGGCGCCCTTTAAATTCGACGTGCCACATCCCCACCACGTGTGCTCCATCGAATTCTGGACGATCGACGGTGGCAGGGTCGATCTGCCCTGAATCGTAGATGTACCCAAGACAGGCCCCTTTTACGCTGCGTCGGCCTGTTTGTGGCTGGCATGTGAAGCCTGCGGGCGTGGGGGGCACTAGGCCATACAGCTCAGGTCAAATCTACATGAGACGGAAAAGTCGATCTAAGATACGCAGTTCCAGTGATGACAATTGCATAGAAGGGAGGTGCCCTCGCTTGACTTTTCTGGCCGTGTGcacagagggaggtcagtgggagaagctcACCTGTTGACCGCCCTCAGTCCTCATGAGAACACCCCACTGGgggagccctgatggttcgatttagccTGCcgagtggggatgtgctaaattgaaccccagatcGACACTGAAGCGGTCCATCTTCCAGTAAGCGTGTAGCCGTACCCTCAATGTAGCATGACCACACTGGCTGGCCTTTTGGGGTGCCAGGAATGAGCTAAATAACACTGGCCAGCAAGCTTTGGAGGCAGAAGCCCTGCAGCCAGGTATTAGCTAAGGACAGGAGGGCTGGGCTCCTCAGGTGAAACTCACAAGCCTCTTGCCCAATGTGGGAGGGAAAGAGCTCTGTGTTAGTATTGGGATTCAGGTTTTCACTGTGCTGGAGCGTGGAATAACAGGCAGATTTTTACAAACCAGAGGTCATCTTGATCCTGGAGCATGGCAGCAAGAACTCCTCTGAGGAGGACCAGGAAAGGGGCGTGCCTGGCTGGAAGCGGACAAAGACTGTTTTTACGCACTTCCCAACAGCACCATCTAGTGGCTGACACAAAGACATGGGGCTGTGTATCCCCGGAGTAACCCCACTGACGTCAGCTGAGTTACGTGGGGGAGGAATTTGGTCTGCAAATGGAAGGGGAACTGTAAAAGACATCTCTGCTT
The nucleotide sequence above comes from Carettochelys insculpta isolate YL-2023 chromosome 13, ASM3395843v1, whole genome shotgun sequence. Encoded proteins:
- the LOC142020085 gene encoding thymosin beta-15A homolog, translated to MCDKPDLSEVEKFDKKKLKKTATEEKNTLPSKETIEQEKEHVKSS